CCAGCTGCGCCAGCTGTACCGCCAGCGCGAAGGTCCGCGACGACGCGTCCAGCCGCTCGCTCAACTGCAACTGGCGCGCATGCAAGTCGAGGCGGCGGAGCAGGTCCGGCATCACCTCGACCGGCAGCACCCGGATCGCCAAGCCGTGCTTGACCCGCAGCCGCTCGACCAGCGCGCCGTACAGGTCGGCCGCGACGAGCCGCAGTTCGTCCGACAAGCCCTCCGCCGCCGCATCCAGATCGGGGAAATGATTGCGCCACCGCTCGATCTCGCGGCGCACGGTGCCGCCGGTATCGTCGGCCGCCGCCGCCACGGGCCCGACGCCGCCCACGCGATCGAACGCGCGTGCGAACGCCTCCGCGCCGCCGGGCGCCGCGGCGAGCCATTCCTCCACCTCGGCGCGGTCGACCTCCAGGTCGGCGAACATCGGATCGCCCAGTCGCCGCCGGATCGCCTCCGCTCCGCCCCCCGGCTCGCCCGCGGTCAGCGCGCGCGGATCGAAGTCGAACCGCTCCGCCAGCTGCACCAGCAGCCCCGCGGGCAGCGCGCGCTGGTTGCGCTCGATCAGGTTCAGATAGCTCGCCGACACCCCCAGCGCCTCGGCCATCGCCGCCTGCGTCAGTCCGCTGCGCCGCCGTAGCCGCTTGACCGCATGTCCCGCCAGCAGCTTCTCCCGCGCCATTCCTCACCTGTAAATGGATTTACAAAACGACCTCCATTTACCGCATTGAGGCCGACCGTGCGACACGAAACTTGAACGATGCCGGTTAGTCGGCACGCGATTCGTGGATTATCACACTGGCATCCGGCGACGCCCGACCATGACCGGCCGTCGCCTCGAAAGGAGAGACCATCATGACCACCGAACCGCAACGCAGCCGCGCCGTCTTCTCCACCGAGGACTTCGGGCTGATGAAGGAAGCCGTCGCGCACTACGTCCGCCAGATTGCCGACGATCCGCGCTCGTCGAAGTTCTCGAACCTCTATCACCGCCTCGGCCGGCTTGGCTGACGCACCAGTTCCTGGGGAGGAAAGGTGTCCGCCGATGCAGGTTCGCCTGCGTCGGCGGTCATTTCCGACACCCGCCGCATCTCACAGAACACGAAGGATCCCGCCCGTGACCTATCAGGACAACATCGCCTCCACCGCGCAGCTGATCTCCAGCTTCAACGGCACGTGGGACGGGATCGACGCGGAGTCGGTGGCGCGGATGCGGTTGCAGAACCGCTTCAACACCGGGCTCGACATCGCCAGGTACACCGCCGCGATCATGCGCCGCGACATGGCCGCCTATGACGCCGATCCCGCCAACTACACCCAGTCGCTGGGCTGCTGGCACGGCTTCATCGGGCAGCAGAAGCTCATCAGCATCAAGAAGCATTTCGGCAGCACGAAGGGGCGCTACCTCTATCTCTCCGGCTGGATGGTCGCCGCGCTGCGGTCCGACTTCGGCCCGCTGCCCGACCAGTCGATGCACGAGAAGACCAGCGTTCCCGCGCTGATCGAGGAGCTCTACACCTTCCTGAAGCAGGCCGATGCGCGCGAACTGGGCATGATGTTCCGCGAGCTGGACAAGGCGCGCGACGCGGGCAACGAAGTCGAGGCGCAGCGCCTGATCCATGCGATCGACAATTACGAGACGCACGTCGTGCCGATCATCGCCGACATCGACGCCGGATTCGGCAACGCCGAGGCGACGTACCTGCTGGCGAAGAAGATGATCGAGGCGGGCGCCTGCGCGCTCCAGATCGAAAACCAGGTGTCCGACGAGAAGCAGTGCGGCCACCAGGACGGCAAGGTGACCGTCCCGCACGAGGACTTCCTCGCGAAGGTCCGCGCCTGCCGCTACGCCTTCCTGGAGCTGGGCGTCGACGACGGCATCATCGTGACGCGAACCGACTCGCTGGGCGCCGGGCTGACCAAGCAGATCGCCTATTCCAAGGAAAAGGGCGACATCGGCGACCAGTATAACGCCTTTCTGGATTGCGAGGAGGTGACCGACCTGTCGACCCTGCGCGGCGATGTCGTGATCGAGCGTGACGGCAAGCTGGTCCGCCCGAAGCGGCTGGCCAGCAACCTGTTCCAGTTCCGCGAAGGCACCGGGGCCGACCGCTGCGTGCTCGACTGCATCACCTCGCTTCAGAACGGCGCCGACCTGCTGTGGATCGAGACGGAGAAGCCGCATATCGAGCAGATCGCCGGCATGGTCGACCGCATCCGCGAAGTGGTCCCGAACGCCAAGCTGGTCTACAACAACTCGCCCAGCTTCAACTGGACGCTCAACTTCCGCCAGCAGGTGTTCGATGCCTGGAGCGAGGCCGGTCGCGACGTCAGCGCCTATGATCGTGCCCGCCTGATGAGCGTGGACTATGACGCGTCCGAGCTGGCGCAGGAAGCGGACGAGAAGATCCGCACCTTCCAGAAGGACGCAGCGGCACGCGCCGGCATCTTCCACCACCTCATCACGCTGCCGACCTATCACACCGCCGCGCTGTCGACCGACAATCTCGCCAAGGAGTATTTCGGCGAGGCCGGGATGCTGGGCTATGTGAAGGGCGTGCAGCGTCAGGAAATCCGCCAGGGCATCGCCTGCGTGAAGCATCAGAACATGTCGGGCAGCGATATCGGCGACGATCACAAGGAATATTTCGCCGGTGAGGCCGCGCTGAAGGCGGGTGGCGCTCACAATACGATGAACCAGTTCGCCGCCTGAACCGACTAAACTCGAATGCAGGGCGCCCGCGGGACTTGGGTTTCGCGGGCGCCATTTTGTGTCTGATATGTGACACCGGCAGATTTCTCGCCGGACGTCGCATGATCGCACCAGTTTGGCGGTCCAGGCATTGCGCGACGCGCACGTTCATGGAACAGCCATCTCTCCTGTCAGGGAGAGTGCATATGAAGTTCGGTACGTACCTGGTCGCCGCTGCGGCCGCCACGATGGCCGCCGCTCCGGCGATGGCCGCTCCGGCGAACCCCGCCGCCAGCCTGTCGGTCGCGAAGTCGGCGCGCGCGTCGACGTCGTCGGCCAAGAAGAACGAGCTGGCCGGTG
The sequence above is drawn from the Sphingomonas adhaesiva genome and encodes:
- a CDS encoding isocitrate lyase; translated protein: MTYQDNIASTAQLISSFNGTWDGIDAESVARMRLQNRFNTGLDIARYTAAIMRRDMAAYDADPANYTQSLGCWHGFIGQQKLISIKKHFGSTKGRYLYLSGWMVAALRSDFGPLPDQSMHEKTSVPALIEELYTFLKQADARELGMMFRELDKARDAGNEVEAQRLIHAIDNYETHVVPIIADIDAGFGNAEATYLLAKKMIEAGACALQIENQVSDEKQCGHQDGKVTVPHEDFLAKVRACRYAFLELGVDDGIIVTRTDSLGAGLTKQIAYSKEKGDIGDQYNAFLDCEEVTDLSTLRGDVVIERDGKLVRPKRLASNLFQFREGTGADRCVLDCITSLQNGADLLWIETEKPHIEQIAGMVDRIREVVPNAKLVYNNSPSFNWTLNFRQQVFDAWSEAGRDVSAYDRARLMSVDYDASELAQEADEKIRTFQKDAAARAGIFHHLITLPTYHTAALSTDNLAKEYFGEAGMLGYVKGVQRQEIRQGIACVKHQNMSGSDIGDDHKEYFAGEAALKAGGAHNTMNQFAA